In Oscillatoria sp. FACHB-1407, a single genomic region encodes these proteins:
- a CDS encoding tetratricopeptide repeat protein, with the protein MRSPLSHFHRFTPAFLLSLALVPIVSAASWGYETRGQMQWRSHSSPLQEHSADIRLQKGSRGDLAQANPDILFSTDGMLADGDPVLDDGSVYDSYRFNGQAGQVLTIHLNSTEFDAYLLVIDPTGKIIAENDNASPNNGNARLTVTLPENSGYAIIANSRTAGERGRYTLVVTAGEGELSPTATRQAEGDRLLVQGQDHYRNGRLREALPPLQQALTIFQELGDRPSEGTTINTIGLVYRGLGQPIQSVEAYQQGLTIFQTLRQAADSQRLREGEGAALIGLGAGNRVLGQYEEALDYYQQALLIYRLPANTPQEQRSQRYGEGVLLDNIGVVYISMGQFSRALEQHRQAREIFQEIGNRPAESIALNNIAAAYEWLGQYPQALEHYEQSLAIRQEANDPIGQGSTLDNIGLVYSRLGQYRESLNYRQQALELFRQAGDRTQEAIALNNIGVTYGDLGDDDRALEALQQALTLSVETGDRAGQSVTLSNLGLYYSGQGDYAKALETYQQSVAIAREVGNLANEGIALNNMGLAYTYLEQPTEALEYFQQALAIARETDDPRAEAQTLSNLGYLTRETQPELAIVFYKQSINITESIREQLRVLPQEQQASFTETVADTYRRLADLLLQQDRVLEAQQVLDLLKIQELEEYLNDIRGNEQGAIGLEYWQAEQTITDLHTQTLAPVQEYFRLQAILPTERTPEQQARLAELGERLEVQHSFSQFINTPTVTRQIQQLQRVAKGQNLNPDQLYRLQDDLRSLEQSTVLLYPLILDDRLELVLITPNAPPVRRSVTVSREQLNAVITDFRGDITNRTRSSTDAAQQLYQWLIQPIEADLQQAQAETILYAADGTLRYVPLAALYDGDEWLIQRFTINHITAASLTDFSSSRRLTSDSIRVLAAAFSDAERRYNFQVGTRDFSFNGLPYAGTEVENIAAAVPDTTELFNDSFSRRTVEPQLNNYTIVHLATHAEFVSGLPEESFILFGNGDRVTLRDVSNWTLENVDLVVLSACKTAVGGQLGNGEEILGFGYQMQRTGARAAIASLWSVDDGGTQILMNRFYAGLEQGLTKAEALRQAQIALITGDIPTSAPNQTRPPFHRPYYWAPFILIGNGL; encoded by the coding sequence ATGCGATCGCCACTCTCCCACTTCCATCGCTTCACTCCCGCTTTTTTGCTATCCCTGGCTTTAGTGCCAATCGTCTCCGCTGCATCGTGGGGTTATGAAACACGAGGGCAGATGCAGTGGCGATCGCACTCTTCACCTTTGCAGGAGCATTCTGCTGACATCCGGCTCCAAAAGGGAAGCAGAGGAGATCTCGCACAGGCGAATCCAGACATCCTGTTCAGCACCGATGGGATGTTAGCCGATGGCGATCCGGTTTTGGATGATGGCAGTGTTTACGATTCCTACCGCTTCAACGGGCAAGCGGGGCAGGTGCTGACCATTCACCTCAACAGCACCGAGTTTGATGCCTATTTACTGGTCATCGATCCAACAGGCAAAATCATTGCGGAGAACGACAACGCCAGTCCAAATAACGGCAATGCTCGGCTTACGGTCACACTGCCTGAAAATTCGGGTTACGCCATCATCGCCAATAGCCGCACTGCCGGAGAACGGGGACGCTACACGCTGGTTGTCACCGCAGGAGAAGGAGAGCTAAGCCCAACGGCAACACGGCAGGCAGAAGGCGATCGCCTCCTGGTTCAAGGACAAGATCACTACCGTAATGGACGACTGCGAGAGGCACTGCCACCCCTGCAACAGGCACTCACCATCTTTCAAGAATTAGGCGATCGCCCCAGTGAAGGCACTACGATTAACACGATCGGACTGGTCTATCGCGGGTTGGGGCAACCCATCCAATCCGTAGAGGCATATCAACAGGGACTCACGATTTTTCAAACACTGCGTCAGGCAGCAGACAGCCAACGTCTGCGCGAGGGAGAAGGAGCCGCATTGATTGGGTTAGGCGCAGGTAATCGGGTCTTAGGGCAATACGAAGAAGCGTTGGACTACTATCAGCAAGCTCTACTCATCTATCGGCTCCCGGCTAACACCCCCCAAGAGCAACGCTCTCAACGTTATGGCGAAGGGGTTCTGCTGGACAATATCGGGGTGGTCTACATCAGCATGGGGCAGTTTTCACGCGCATTAGAGCAACACCGACAAGCCCGTGAGATTTTTCAGGAGATTGGCAACCGTCCTGCTGAAAGCATTGCCCTTAACAACATCGCCGCTGCGTATGAATGGTTGGGGCAATATCCCCAGGCACTTGAGCATTACGAGCAATCTTTAGCCATTAGACAAGAGGCAAATGACCCCATTGGACAAGGCAGCACCCTCGACAATATTGGCTTGGTCTACTCCCGGTTGGGGCAATATCGGGAATCGTTGAATTATCGCCAGCAAGCACTTGAGCTATTTCGGCAAGCGGGCGATCGCACTCAAGAAGCCATCGCTCTCAACAACATCGGCGTTACCTATGGCGATTTGGGCGACGATGACCGGGCATTAGAGGCATTGCAACAAGCCCTGACCCTGTCAGTTGAAACGGGCGATCGCGCTGGACAATCCGTGACCCTCAGCAATCTCGGCTTGTACTATTCGGGTCAGGGAGATTACGCTAAGGCATTAGAGACGTATCAGCAATCGGTAGCAATCGCCCGTGAGGTGGGCAACTTAGCCAACGAAGGGATTGCCCTCAACAATATGGGTTTGGCGTATACCTATCTGGAGCAACCCACTGAAGCGTTGGAATATTTTCAGCAGGCGTTGGCGATCGCCAGAGAGACAGATGACCCCCGTGCAGAGGCGCAAACCCTGTCTAATCTGGGTTATCTCACTCGAGAAACTCAACCGGAACTGGCGATCGTTTTCTACAAGCAATCGATCAACATCACCGAAAGCATTCGGGAGCAGTTGCGCGTGTTGCCTCAAGAACAGCAGGCATCCTTTACAGAAACCGTCGCGGATACCTATCGTCGTCTGGCAGATCTGCTCCTGCAACAGGATCGAGTGTTGGAGGCACAACAAGTCCTGGATCTCCTCAAAATTCAGGAATTGGAAGAATACCTGAACGATATTCGGGGCAATGAGCAAGGGGCGATCGGGCTGGAATATTGGCAAGCCGAGCAGACCATTACAGACCTGCACACCCAAACCCTGGCTCCTGTACAAGAATATTTTCGACTGCAAGCCATCCTCCCAACGGAGCGCACCCCGGAGCAACAGGCGCGACTGGCGGAACTGGGAGAAAGGCTAGAGGTGCAACATAGCTTTAGCCAATTTATCAATACGCCAACGGTAACCCGCCAGATTCAACAACTCCAACGGGTCGCTAAGGGGCAAAACCTCAACCCCGACCAGCTTTATCGCCTGCAAGACGATTTGCGATCGCTCGAACAAAGCACAGTCCTGCTCTATCCTCTCATCCTGGACGATCGCCTGGAACTAGTGCTGATCACGCCTAATGCTCCACCCGTTCGGCGCAGTGTGACCGTGAGCCGAGAGCAACTCAACGCTGTGATTACAGACTTTCGAGGGGATATCACCAACCGCACCCGCAGTTCAACCGATGCAGCGCAACAACTCTATCAATGGTTAATTCAGCCGATTGAAGCTGACCTCCAACAGGCACAGGCAGAAACCATTCTTTATGCTGCTGATGGCACCTTGCGCTACGTTCCTCTCGCGGCTCTTTATGATGGCGATGAGTGGTTGATTCAGCGATTTACGATTAACCACATCACAGCGGCTTCCCTGACCGATTTTTCTTCCAGTCGGCGACTCACCTCTGACTCCATTCGCGTGTTAGCTGCTGCCTTTAGTGACGCCGAGCGACGCTACAACTTTCAGGTCGGGACACGAGACTTTAGCTTCAATGGTTTACCCTACGCCGGAACCGAAGTGGAAAACATTGCTGCCGCTGTTCCCGATACGACGGAACTCTTCAACGACTCCTTTAGCCGTCGCACTGTTGAGCCGCAGTTAAATAACTACACCATTGTTCATCTGGCGACTCATGCGGAGTTTGTCTCCGGTCTGCCAGAGGAGTCGTTTATCTTGTTTGGCAATGGCGATCGCGTCACTCTGCGGGATGTCTCCAACTGGACACTCGAAAATGTTGATCTGGTTGTGCTGAGTGCTTGCAAAACGGCTGTGGGTGGGCAATTGGGAAATGGAGAAGAAATTCTCGGATTTGGTTACCAAATGCAACGCACCGGAGCACGAGCGGCGATCGCCTCCCTCTGGTCAGTGGATGATGGAGGCACCCAAATCCTGATGAACCGCTTCTACGCTGGATTAGAACAGGGGTTAACCAAAGCCGAGGCATTGCGGCAGGCACAAATTGCCCTGATTACGGGCGACATTCCAACATCCGCACCCAATCAAACCCGTCCCCCCTTTCACCGTCCCTACTATTGGGCACCCTTTATCCTCATTGGTAATGGCTTATAA
- a CDS encoding phosphotransacetylase family protein, with amino-acid sequence MPKSVKHLLIGSPEAYSGKSAIILGIAHRLQQQGLSIAYGKPLGTCLSESECDAIDEDVRFIAETLNLTDDHLRPTLISLDEATINRRLSGEDKTDYHTALRDYAQLLEGDLVLLEGPGTLSEGKLFELSLLQVAQAIDAAVVLVTRFQSGLVVDALLTAKESLGDRLVGVLINDVPTEQFELANRDIKAFLEEHDIPVLGILPRNDLLRSVSVRELVHQLNAEVLCRPDRLDLMVESLKIGAMNVNAALKYFRTSYNMAVVTGGDRTDIQVAALETSTHCLILTGQIPPLPTVVNRAEELEIPILSVDLDTLTTVEIIDRTFGRVRLHEPVKVQCIRQLMEKHFDSDRLLSQLGLEAFVKA; translated from the coding sequence GTGCCAAAGTCCGTAAAGCATCTGTTGATCGGCTCACCAGAAGCCTATAGTGGTAAATCAGCAATCATTCTGGGAATTGCCCATCGGCTTCAACAACAAGGCTTAAGCATTGCCTACGGTAAACCTTTGGGAACCTGCCTGAGTGAGTCCGAATGTGATGCGATCGACGAAGATGTGCGCTTCATCGCAGAAACCCTAAATCTGACAGACGATCACCTCCGCCCTACCCTGATCTCGCTGGACGAAGCCACCATCAATCGCCGCCTCTCCGGGGAGGACAAAACGGATTATCACACTGCACTGCGAGACTATGCTCAATTGCTTGAAGGCGATCTGGTTTTGCTCGAAGGACCAGGCACTTTAAGCGAAGGTAAGCTGTTTGAGTTGTCCTTGCTGCAAGTCGCTCAGGCGATCGATGCGGCTGTTGTGCTGGTTACCCGATTTCAGTCAGGGCTAGTGGTAGATGCGCTGTTAACGGCTAAAGAGTCACTGGGCGATCGCCTGGTTGGTGTGCTCATCAACGACGTACCCACTGAGCAGTTTGAGTTAGCCAATCGTGACATTAAGGCTTTTTTAGAAGAACATGACATCCCTGTACTAGGCATTCTGCCGCGCAATGACCTGCTGCGAAGTGTCAGCGTTCGAGAACTGGTGCATCAACTCAATGCTGAAGTGCTCTGCCGTCCCGATCGCCTTGATTTAATGGTCGAGAGCCTCAAAATTGGGGCAATGAACGTTAACGCGGCTCTCAAGTATTTCCGCACTTCCTACAACATGGCAGTCGTCACTGGGGGCGATCGCACCGATATTCAAGTCGCGGCTCTCGAAACCTCCACCCATTGCCTCATCCTCACCGGACAAATTCCCCCATTACCCACCGTCGTCAATCGCGCTGAAGAATTGGAGATTCCCATTCTCTCGGTCGATCTCGATACCCTCACCACCGTCGAAATTATCGATCGCACTTTTGGGCGAGTCCGCTTGCATGAACCCGTTAAGGTGCAGTGCATTCGTCAACTCATGGAAAAACATTTTGATAGCGATCGCCTCTTGT